GTCCCCTGTACTCTCGACAATCGATTAAGGCGGCACGCTTTCTCGTGGTCAGCGCGGTTTCCCGAATCTTACGTTTTTAGAGAGATGTTGTCCATTTGGAGAAGTTTTCCTGGAAGCGTCCAGGGCGGCGAACTCGCGAGTTTCTCTACTCGCAGCCGTGAGGTGATGTGGGCGCTGCACCAGCGACtctccacagaaaaaagacgagcgcctgcgtctccgtccctTGAGCTTTTCCCCCGAGACTCCGCAGCTCTTGAGTTTCAGTCACCTGGCTCAAGCCGAGCCCCCAATGCACAGAAtcaatgcatgcagtctcctcttcaccAGCAACTTCCGTGTGCCACATCTCCAGGTCCTTGCTCTTCTTTAACCGCCGACAGAGACGGCGGCACTCGTGGCGCCTGGGTAGGTAGTAGGTTAAGCGAGACGAAGGGCCGCGGCTCCGGACGACGCTGTCTGGAGTTTTCTGCGACACAGGGTCTCTTTTCGAGGTCTCTTCAGGAGACACATGCAAGCGAAGATGTGTTGAGCGAGAGGAACTGGTCTGTGAAGGCAGCACGGTGTCCCTTCCGTGGCTGGACCCCCGGAGCGTCGACCTCCCCGCAAACTATGACTGAGAGGCGCAGGTCTCCCGAGGCCGCTAcgcctgcttctccattcgagaaggcgaggatgTTCTCTTCGCTCGTCCTCGGCGCggtcgcctcctctccttcctcggaGGGAGCCGCATGCATGTCCCCGTTCTCGCCGTCCTCGGCTTTCGCGGCTTCTACTAAACGAGGAAAACGGTATATTCCTTTTCGGACTCCACGAAACCCCAAGAGCAAGCACATCCTCGCCACCCCGCCTCCACTCTTTGCCGCGACCGCGCTGGACGCGGCGTCGCTGTCACTGCCCGCGGACGCACATTTGACCGCCGACGACTCAGGCTCTTTACAATGCCTCCAACTCTCCCCCTTCCACGCGGTCCGCGTTTTCCAGGCGTTTCTGCCGCTTGCGCCGAAGCGCCTCGCCGACAGCGAATATCCGCGTTTCCTCGGGGACACGGAAccgctcttctccgccaCAAAGACGGATGACACGCTGCAGAAAGACGAACAAGCGGAGGCGCCGATGTCGCCCGCGCCTGCTTTCGGCGACGAGGCGCTCGTCTACCTCACGCTGAACGTAGCTGCGGATCTGAAGCGCGAATCGGTTcgtggtgtatgtacactccAACACGGCGTCGGCAGCAACGTGCGACTGGCCGTCTTCTGCCCCGACGAAGAAGTAAGAGCCGTAGTCTGTACGAAATACAAAAGAATACTTAGGCCTTCATTcgtatctatctatccatATCTGTCCAtatttctctgtgtgtctatctatatctatgtatcttTGCGCCAAAACAAAATCAGGTGTGAACAGGACAGAGGTTGTACTGAGACGCTCGGCGATTCAGGAGTTGTCCTCGACTCACTTACGCTTCTTCGATTCAGCACTCAACGTGAAAACAAGACTGCGCGCGGAGGCCATGCAGCTTAGAGTGGGTAAACCCGTAATGCCCAGTTTTCGAGGGAATATAAAAACTCTCCAAAATCGTTTGCTGCTTTGTGTTAATCCACGTGGGGTGGCGGTGTGGCCGGGACAGTCGTAGCTTGCTGTGCTGTCATGGAGCCAGGGAGTGTGGTGTGAAGGAGCAGGGGACAGACGTTGTGTAATGACACTCGGTGGAAGCTCTTTCGATTCCATGAACAAAGGGCCATACTGAATTATCCTTGCTGGACCCACTCTGTAGTTGGTAATGCACTGATGGAACTCTCGTCCATCGGAAGCAGGCACAGGGAATGCACAAAACGCTACGTCTTCCGTGGCTCCCGACTCCCGTTTTTTAATGCCCCCTTCAGCATCTTGGCACCTGTACGTCGATGCGCCTTCCAACAGTGACACTGAGACACGATGCCACCGTCTTTGTAGCTGCTCTGGCTGGCCCAACTTTTTGAGAACCAACTTGCGTTTTGCTGTCGCTGAAAAGTAAATAGAAGATCTGTAAAACTATTGTAATACAACCGACAAAAGGCAAGGTAAAATGTAATACAAAGAATCGTTttaatgtctctgtttattcgatttgagttatcCAATTCTGGTTCGCGGACCCTACTTTAAGTTGGATGAGGGAGAGACGGCTGGATAAGCCCCTGCGATTCAGAAGTCTTTATTGCAAATCGAATAAATAAAAACATTGCATGTCTAGGATGAGGAGTTGAAGCCGCCGCACTGCCACGACAATGTCGTTCTCCGCCTCCCACCTGCTTTCAACGGGTTCTGTTTCCGGAGACCCGTGCGGCCTCGGAGCCCTACAACACGATGGCCGGTCGCTGAAGTCAAGAGTTTCGGTCTCTACGTCAAAACACTGTGAAATACCGCCGACGTCGCATCATGCTGTAATCCAGTCATTTTTGCTTCTGGTCCACATGTGGCGAGACCTGTTCATTGCTTACTCCGATTTTCGTCGCAACATCGTACagtttttctctggactGCTGGACATTTCTTCTCCAGGCTCCCGCCATGCTGGCTCTTGGAGCAGACTACGCTGGCGTGGATGCTCTGCTGCCTCGGATTGCCAAAGGGTGAGTTGCTGTCTGCAGAATCTTGTCGAGAGTCTCTCCAACTCTGCACGTCTGCCCAGCTTCAAGGAGAATGCTGGGAACCCGCAGGCGGCGTCCGAAAAACAGAGGGTGCAGAAAGCGACTGGGCGcgagtcagagagagagagacagccgtTAATGCGATCGGTGACAGCAATCCGTCTATTTCCCGCATAGAACAGTCACGCTTAGAACCGAATCGACCTGGAAAACCACTGTTGTAGGATGTTGAGTCCACATCGCTTCTAGGTGTCGCAGGACCCCAGTGAGGTGGCGGTGTCCAGCAATTATTTTTTCCTGACTCATTCGTGTCAGCGCATCTCAGGGCACCCTCCCTTCGTGTGAGGGGTCGCTTGCAATCTAAGACTCTGGTCCACTTTTCTCTAAGTCTCTACTCGACTTTTTTCTGTTAAAGGACGTGCAGAGACCTGCCGGAGGGTCCAACACACGGAGGGGAATAGACAGGGGAAGGAAGCGGACGAATgctgctctctgtcgctttttttttcgcacAAAAACAAAAGCGTTTTGTGCGCCTACGAGCACAGGCAATGTCGGTGTGCAACGGCGCCGCTTTTGTACTGATAGGAGACTTAGAAGCAAATGGTGTCGACATGACTACTGGTCATCAATAACTGAAATTCACTGTCAAGATTGAGGGTTGCCAGTATGAGCGCTGCCATCTCTTAGCGTGTGCCGTGCCGCAGTGAACGTTTCAGTGAGCGGTAGAGGATGTGGTCGCTTTCCGGATAGAATAAAGAACAAGATGCCAATTCGTTTTTCCAGGAACCAGACTATCAGCGGGAAGGAGCGACCCCAGAAAATGTCATGACATTCGTACACCATGCGTGCAGATGCGGTGTTTCTGACGAACCGGCTGCCTGTTGTGAGAAGTGTGGGTGTGGTGGTTCCACCAAACTGCAAGCCGTTTACAAGAAGATGCATCCACTCAAGTCTGATTCACTCCTGGCATGCGTCCTTGAGCTGTACGGACGGACGGCAAGTGTACGCGTGGGAAGCTCATTCGAGTGGAGTCTTTGTGAGCATGGCGACGAAGGCAGTTGCTATTGTTGATCTAACATCGACACGTAGGGGGCAGGTGGACATTTCAAGGAAAAAGAGCTCTTGTTACGAACTCCGCGAGTCGCGTGACAGTATCCCTCGCACTCAACTGGatttcttcagcttcctgCACAAGTCATGTGCggctcttcctttttctgccgTCTCCTCCAGATGGGTGGGCTTCGACAAGACATTGGCAGTTGCAAGCGTCATGCCAAAACTCCTCAAGGTCGCGCGAGTGCTCGGACCGCGGAAACTGATGCCTTCTCCCAAGTCCGGTGAGTTTCGAAACAGCGGCTTCTCAGCTTCTTCACGTGCGCACGCGTACTCGAGAACTCCGctcccttctctgcatgcgtgtctcAACACCGTCCTCTGTGTCACCATCAGCacccatctctctcttcggctTTTTCAGCTCGTTGCTTTTGGACCTTTGCTTTGGAGACTCGACAGAAGCGCCGCACACCTGACGCCGACCCAGAAGGCCGATCTACGTCTCGAGCCATTccttcacatatatatatatatatatgtatatacatacatacatttgCGTATGCTTGCATATGTGCGGGAAGGCGGTTTTCGCGCGTGAGGCGTCGCTGCGTGCCTTCTTGTTTTTGCAGCCGTCGCATGCGTCGCGGCTCGCGAGCTGCGGACGTCTGGCGGTCGGCCGAGACAGCGATTTTGTGAATCTTTCCTTGCGCTCAGGCACCGTCGTCACGAATCTTTCTGAGGCTGTTCGAGCCGTGAAGCGAGGCGAGACCGTCGAGTTCCGCGCTGAAGGCGACTCTGGCGAGGTGCGAATCGTCGTGGGGAGACAAGACTTCGAGGCCTCTCAGCTCCTTGAAAACATCAAATGCGTCGTCAAAGAGGTGCGTCGGCGTCAGAAGCCGAAGGGAAGCTTCTAACACAGGGCGAAGGATCTGGAAAAAGATCTGGCGTCCGGACAAATGACGCACGACACGAGGAACAGAGCTACACCGCAAAAGTAGTTCACTGAAAGTAGAAACTGTTGCAACAGAGGACGATGTGGAACACCGCGCAGGGCGTCTTCGCCCGCTCTTCAGGCCTTGCGCTTCAGCATCCCGCGACGTCGATGTTCTTCCACCTGGGTGATGCTCTACAAGTGGAAGTGCCGCAGTTCAGCATCCTACGACATTAACGTTATACGACATCGCCGACATGCTCCAGGCGGATCATGTGGACCATTGGCACCACCTGtattaacagcgagagaaacctcCCCAAATGGTCCAAGGGAGCTTCTGGGCAAGACGCCCGTCGAGGGAAGGGaagcgtttcctctgtcgcttgTGTTTAAGGCAGTCGAATTTCAGCGTACCGTCGCCGACACAGAGAttgaaggagagacagagaggagacggatTTCGATGGAAGCACCTGGCAAAATACATCAGCGACTGTGTATCCACGTAAAATATGCTTTTATGTAAATCGTTAAAAAATGACAACGGTCGCCCGAAGTTGACTCATGGATACTCTGAGTGTTCTGCACATTGGAGAAATgcacaaagaagaagagaaaagagagcaacGAAAAGAACTGAGAAAACAACTGGGAAGGGAGGGTTCGGGGACTAAGCATCGATGGAGGCGTCCAGGGCATCACGCGGGAGCAACGCAGCCACActtgctctttttcttcattgTTGTGcctctcgtcgtctttctgtcAGCCTGTCGTTCTGCCATATTCTTCGAGTTCTGCTTCTTAAACGCCCTCTGCTTCCCATTTAGATATTTGCATATGTGTACAGGTACATTTatgtgtatttgtatatttatgtacatTTGTATGTGTCCTTCTATACATTTCTGTAGACATTTACATGCAGTTTTTATATGATCGTGTACATATTTATGCATACTtgcatatattcatatatatatatatatatgcatatatgcttagatgcatgtatatctatttgcgtatatatctgtatatgcatatatatttgggCCCCAATGGGTTTctacatatttgtatatatatatatatatgaccTTCGGTGAATTTATATGTCTTTGCATGTCTTCATCTACGCGGCCTGCACTGCCCGTTTCCAGGTGCTGAAGGCGCGGCCGCGGTCGAGTGGAGCCCGGCAGGACGAAGCCACTCAGGCGTTCGCTCGTTCCTTTGTCTGGCCGCCGCTTCACTTTGTTGAAAGGCGCCGGCGCCTCCTTATGGAGAAGAATCTTTTGCCGGCAATACCTGGTAAGGAAGCGCCTTTTTCCAGCGTTAATTTGGAGCAgatctctttcttctcgcgactAACGGTAGCACCAGTCGAAGGGTGTGGCCATCGAATAGTTCTTCTGAAACTCCAGGCCTTTCACTTTCGTCGTTTAGGCTTCACAGTGCCGTTTACCATTCATCCGAAgggtcgtcttcctcttgtttgGTCGCGCaccgttcctctctctctcttctcgttctcctctcgacCTCTGAACCTCCTCCGGTTTGCGATGGTTtcgctcctcgtcctctgccgCTCTGGTGCGCTGTCGTCGGCGGCCTTCTTTCTTTGATCCGTTTTTCGAGTCGCGGTTGTCACTTCGACACGGTCTCTCGGCGAGCACAAGCAACCGAAGGCCATTCActtcctctctgttgcaGCCCCCAAGGAGCTCTCCATTTGTAGAGTTTCTCCTGAGACGATGAGCCATTGACTCTGTGGGGCTGCACCCGCATGGTCCTGAGAAAGCAAGCTGCCGTCGCCTACGCGCACTGTTCGCCTCAAAAGTGTCTCCGAactttctcctgtctgcaaagtgtctcctgtctccaaACTGCCTGCTGAGTCGGAACCGTCTCCTGTCACCGTTCAGAGCTGGCGGGAGGGCGCGCGCGGCAACAAACTACGAACGCCGACGCGTTCATCGTGGCGGGATCTCTCTGGGCGCAAGGAACGCCTGCGATTCAAATGGATCctgcgcagctgctgccgtcGTCTGTCGGTTACTACCGTTGAACTTGGAGAAAGGAACTCGTTTTCACGGAGGACGGAATCTCaattctctttttcgcctgcCTCACAGACAGGCAGCACTGGGGACCGACCCGCCCCTCGCGAGTCaccgttttctttcttctcgccagcACTACTGGCACATGGAAAGTGCTTATAGTTCCAGTTTCAGACACGTATAAATGCTTACACATGCAAGCATATAcaaatgtatacatacatatatatttatatagacAATAATATTCATGTAGTTATTAGTttttatatgtatacatttaCCTATAGGTGTGATGGCATGTGAGCATCGTGGCTCGTGTGTCGGCGTCTTCAGAGACAGCCTTTGTTAGTTTGGGCGGCATGCGATGGGCTGTTTGCACTCAACGCTCTAtcttctgtctgcgttcCACTAATTCATCTCACTCTTTGGTCGaactttcttttcctcactCTTGGATCAGATTTCTTTATTTCACTCTGCGGCTGAGATTTCTTCTTGTCACTCTGCGTGGTAGACGAGCACGGCAAACGTGGAGGGCAGAGCCGTCCAGTCGAGCACCGCGGTTCTCAACAGCGCGTGGAGAACTCTCCTCTGAAGACTAGACACGAACTGCATGTGGAAAATACCCTTTCTTTTGTTGAAACTGGACGCAAATCTACTGCTGACAAGAGGCCTTCAGTGAACTAACAGGAGTCTAGTCCGACAGTCGTGAACGGTGATACACCTAAACTCTGttccctcgttcttcttttcttctctgttgtctctttgAGCTCTTCACCACCGCGGATCCACAGCGGGGAGAAGTTTTTGGACGCGACCCTGTTTTCGAGAGTGTATTCTCTTCTCGACCGACGGCCGGTCGGAGacacgcgagagagagtgaCCAGGGAAAGTGGGTCTGATGTTTTCGGTTGCTCATGGCGAACCGAGCTACTCCTGCACCATGGTGGTTTTTTTAGCACAAATTTCACCCTTTAATTCAAAGCGACGTGCAATTTAGAAAGAGCCACGTTGTGAAAGACTCATTCTTCCTCCTGAGACTTCGGAGACCTCTGTTCTCCCGTAAAACTCGAAAGAGCAGTGCTGTCCTCAATGGGAGGACGTCTCACAGAggctgctttctctcgctgatGACGCGAACGACAGACTCCAGTGGAGTGGTAAACAGTCGAAGGTGGAGGAAGCACAAGAACTTGACAGACTGCTCAATCTTAAGACTAAACGCATGCGAGGCCTCGGCGAGGAAGTCTCGCGGCGAAAATGTGTAATTGCGATCCAGCCCTGTCCATTGGAaatcgaagaaacagaaatggCTTAAGCTGCCTTCTCACAGTTGACGACACATGCTAATTGCCTACCGTAAAATTCCGTGAATGGATCTGCTTTAAGGGAACTCGAGAGTTGGTTGAAGGAAACCTTGTCTAGGGATTTTTAAAAAGCGGAGCTGAACTCGTGGGTCACGAAaacgcagagcgagaggcgaagaagcgtttACGCTTCTGCCGCCCCCACCACGAGGCGAAGAACCTTCAGTTCACGGTAGCTGCCTTCCAGACTTTTCGGAAGATGTATGCGTCCATCACCTCCCTCTGTTTCTagtctcgctcttccctctcttctcctaagctctctcttctcgctcggtCAAATCgccgttcgtctctctcgaccgaacgggggaagagaaagtggTGAAGTCCCAGAATCCCTTCGGAGTGCTGGGCGGCGGAGCAAAGTATCTGTGCCTTGATGCGCCAAGCAGCTCTCGGTTAAGGGACGAACACACTTGCCATCGTCGTCCTTcactgttctctcctttttgtttcgcttgctctctctttctgtcttggCGCGTCTCGTCCCTCCCGTCACTGTCTGCCGCCGTCGGCCTCCCCTCCCGATTTCGCCTCTCATCTtgcgctttctttctctctcctttcctcccgAGTTCTCTTgggcgcctcttctctctgggcAGAGCAGGCACAGGCGACAGCGAGCTTTCGGGAAGGTCCCCACGCCACCTGCATTCGCTTGTCTCCTGGGTTGTCTCCTTGccgcctcctgcttctccttcggctgtcgcctcgcctctgccgACAGCCGAAGCATGCGAGCGAGGGCCGGACAGCCAGAAACGTGCACgagaagttgaagaagaacTCGAGTCAGAAGTCACTGGAACAGAACTTCGACTCGCGTCCTGGCCAGAGACGCGTTTCCGGTCGCCAGCTGAGGAAGCAGCCTCACTCCACCTACCTGTCTCTCtacttgtctctctctcgcttcctctcacggaaagaagagatacgtcggcagagagagactcctCCGGCTCTCCTTGCGAAGCTCCGAGATCTTTCGCGGAGTCCACACGAGACTCGGAGAAACCACGACACTCAGACATGACCGGAACATTTccatgtcttctctcctgaacGAGACACAGTCTCCCGAgctctctgccgcttcctgctctcccACTCGCCTTtccgctgtcgccttcccccCTCTCATCTTCCCGCGTTCTCCCCAAGAAATCTGGGCACtgcccttctccttcttcttgcccattccctcctctgtctctttccttttcttctttgtcttcttccttatTCTCTCCCCCTCTGGCCTTCGTTCGGCCGCTAACTTCTGCAGCAAGGTCTTCTTGCAGCATGGAGTAGAAGCGGGCACACTGTGAGCAGTCTGCCCCAGGCATTTGGAGTCGAACTCTGCGTTCAGGCGCCAGCAAGCGAACTCTGGGGAGACTCTCCCAcctgcgctgtctctccctcagGGCGAGGAGAGCCGAGCTTCGGACTGCGCCTTTGCGTGAACATCCCCGCCGAGGCGCTGTCGCTGCAGACAACTCGCGCGGTTCGCACCTtccgtctccactcttcccCTTCGATCCGAgacttcctctgccttctcggtCTTTTCGGTTGCCTCTGAGACCTTTGCTGTTTCGGAGCTCTCCATCCGGCGACGTCTTGTCGGAAGAAGCGACGTCAAACCGCGACCTCGAAACGCGGAAAAAAGTCTCATCTTTTGCCGTCCTCTTGGGAGCAGCCCGCACTGACCAGAAACGGATGTCTCCGCCCAAACCCTCTATTTCGgctgttctctttctttcctgttccgCGACCGGACGTACACCAGGTGCCTCAGCGCCTGTgacgctctcgcctctctggtGAGGCGCAGGAAGAGTGGACTTCATCTGCCCGTCTTcgactctttcttctttctccaactcttcttcttccacgaactcttctctgtctcgctccgcttctcttccaaGACGGTGCTGCGGCCGGATTCTGGACGAGACTCTGAACTGCCgattctcttcctcgaggtGTCTGGTCACCTGCGGCTTCGCCGCGTCTTTCGGCTCGTCGGCATGCACCTCCTGAGCCACTGGACGAATCCGggcgttttcgttttccgaCTCGCGCGCTCCACCCCattctgtcgctttctccagGGAGCTGAGGAAGGCTGCTGCGGCCGATTGTCCCCCTCGCGGTTCGCTTAGTTTTtcgacaaaagagagacactcgaCTTCTCTCACTTCTCCAGTTCGCCCCCGGTGTCGACATAACGAGTTCTCTTTTCCAGCCTCGTCCGACTCGCTTCTCCTGCAACACGGAGCCCCAgatttgcatgcgcgcttcTTGGTTCTCTCCTCCATACCGCTCACCTTCCCcattcctctgtcttctcctcgctcttggCCTTCTCGGTTCCTGTCTCTGGCAGCGTcacgtccttcttctctttttcttcgtttctcttcgcaaATAGCGTTCCCGTCCGCTGAGCAAGACTCTCCTGCCCACCGGCAGTTTTCGCGAATTCCACCTGTTCGCTCGCAACCGCGAagatctctgtctctcttacTTCCCCTactttctcgctctgcttcgccgtGCTCGCCACCTGCACTGGGCGCTTTGCACTCACGAGTGACAgaccgccttctctcgcagaGGTCCTGCGACGTTCGCCGAGGGAGCCGAGGTTCCTGTCCTGCCGGCGAACGCGGATGCactccgtcgcttctctctctcggcacTGGGGATGCGTTGCGCAGCTGCTCtccacgagagaagaaagaagaaacatgaCTGCaaggggaaggagacgagagacgaggagacagagacacggtACATGCGCCGTCGGCAGGCCGAGACGTTCTGCCTGGAGGGGCAGGAAGgtggactgcatgcggcgtttccgtctctcttcgctttgcCGTGTCTGGTCGACGCTGCTGCGCCCCGGAGGCATGCAACAAACTCGGTTTGAAAACGCATCTCCGTCTGTCCGACTCGCCTTCGCAAActgcttcgttctccttgttctcctcaCGAGTAGCTGCCGACGCAtctgcctccttcgtctgcaaCGGGCTCACCTGACCAGATGGTTCGCGCATGCGTTGCGccccttctccctcgtcccCACCGAAGGCTCCAGACTCTCCAAGACAGCCTTGGAAGGGATTGACAGATTTTCTGCACATGGAGTCGCGGCAGGcggtcgcatgcagagcctcAGGCGAATCTGAGGGgtcgagacaggaagaagcggaaggcgagaaagaagacgaggtagactggagacaggaagaaaacgatgtGGCGGACGAAGactgaagagaggaagaggacgaggaggaagaaggctgcgatgagtggagagagaaggaaggagacgaactGAGAGCAGGAGCGAGAgtcgaggaagcgacaggagTGGACTGGAAACGAGCTGGAGAAATGGAAGAAGCTTCACAGTGAGATGGAGGAGCCCGGACCTCGGAAGAATCccacgacgcatgcagagcggcagagacagaggcaccTACAGATGCCCGCGCGCGAGAgtcggaggcgagagacggcgaaTGGAGAGACAAAGTGTGAGGCTGGAAGCAAGCCATAAGACAAgactctttttctgtcggtAGCGGCGAATCTGCGTAACCTTCAGAGCAATACCATTTGCCAGACCCGGAGCCGCTTCTGCGACATGCGAGCAAAGgagttcgctttctcttcggcgcatgcatggaGAACGGACCGttggaaagaagcgaaagaacgaCCTCGTTGCGTTTGCGGAGAGTCGCGAGTTCGCCTTCTTGAAGCTGCTGCACGCGTGTCATCGCGTTCACCTGCTGAGTCAGAGCGCGAATTTGCT
This portion of the Toxoplasma gondii ME49 chromosome III, whole genome shotgun sequence genome encodes:
- a CDS encoding L1P family of ribosomal protein (encoded by transcript TGME49_252270), encoding MLSIWRSFPGSVQGGELASFSTRSREVMWALHQRLSTEKRRAPASPSLELFPRDSAALEFQSPGSSRAPNAQNQCMQSPLHQQLPCATSPGPCSSLTADRDGGTRGAWVGSRLSETKGRGSGRRCLEFSATQGLFSRSLQETHASEDVLSERNWSVKAARCPFRGWTPGASTSPQTMTERRRSPEAATPASPFEKARMFSSLVLGAVASSPSSEGAACMSPFSPSSAFAASTKRGKRYIPFRTPRNPKSKHILATPPPLFAATALDAASLSLPADAHLTADDSGSLQCLQLSPFHAVRVFQAFLPLAPKRLADSEYPRFLGDTEPLFSATKTDDTLQKDEQAEAPMSPAPAFGDEALVYLTLNVAADLKRESVRGVCTLQHGVGSNVRLAVFCPDEEAPAMLALGADYAGVDALLPRIAKGWVGFDKTLAVASVMPKLLKVARVLGPRKLMPSPKSGTVVTNLSEAVRAVKRGETVEFRAEGDSGEVRIVVGRQDFEASQLLENIKCVVKEVLKARPRSSGARQDEATQAFARSFVWPPLHFVERRRRLLMEKNLLPAIPELAGGRARQQTTNADAFIVAGSLWAQGTPAIQMDPAQLLPSSVGYYR
- a CDS encoding hypothetical protein (encoded by transcript TGME49_252280), which gives rise to MASDAFGSPTRDSPSASPAVRPPTWSQESVVEVSASAASSDLQNASSEKMRRESARTALVVNSEEKGYAAFAADQRASGPPRLPCLASSSLHTIAPNSSHDEAEELCLNEAVERLCRTKAVEELCFEEESGKLSREEEIAFHHREEGSEELGFQKDHADDREEDAVNLPTQLVPFHTPRFTSRRFRGAEADSPDTWLGRTDSSREDALNAARVNHAAELHARSPAWTPRDAPETPVERTHESPVSKASSEQLSPPQRTEGIDLAGEREGNSTAISVECRSSRERNNAEGISTERCSREKSVGGRQWRKRGNSMTTARYVGTSKSDPGRSHSPRTVPQERTSEASASVTESSPAFSRGNPEGGRRIADQSRTEEGNAEGDVARSRSEALSLNNRQEADTEERTNSLSVHVHEEDRRCSLSPGSSREDARARVQSKALSDSQTASKQTIMQTSRPLCASSETEAAGSLAKAGDPWVKRRDGGCRRIMGDGHKRERRAKEDEETDARKRDTRERKEETEGRRSDVSRERQVSGERGERVDKAAEATGAEAETRRERKRRRLDPRRNHDHASHASESSEEDGSFHSADASFRSGVETLLSLLSRQRKQIRALTQQVNAMTRVQQLQEGELATLRKRNEVVLSLLSNGPFSMHAPKRKRTPLLACRRSGSGSGKWYCSEGYADSPLPTEKESCLMACFQPHTLSLHSPSLASDSRARASVGASVSAALHASWDSSEVRAPPSHCEASSISPARFQSTPVASSTLAPALSSSPSFSLHSSQPSSSSSSSSLQSSSATSFSSCLQSTSSSFSPSASSCLDPSDSPEALHATACRDSMCRKSVNPFQGCLGESGAFGGDEGEGAQRMREPSGQVSPLQTKEADASAATREENKENEAVCEGESDRRRCVFKPSLLHASGAQQRRPDTAKRRETETPHAVHLPAPPGRTSRPADGACTVSLSPRLSSPSPCSHVSSFFSRGEQLRNASPVPRERSDGVHPRSPAGQEPRLPRRTSQDLCERRRSVTRECKAPSAGGEHGEAERESRGSKRDRDLRGCERTGGIRENCRWAGESCSADGNAICEEKRRKREEGRDAARDRNREGQERGEDRGMGKVSGMEERTKKRACKSGAPCCRRSESDEAGKENSLCRHRGRTGEVREVECLSFVEKLSEPRGGQSAAAAFLSSLEKATEWGGARESENENARIRPVAQEVHADEPKDAAKPQVTRHLEEENRQFRVSSRIRPQHRLGREAERDREEFVEEEELEKEERVEDGQMKSTLPAPHQRGESVTGAEAPGVRPVAEQERKRTAEIEGLGGDIRFWSVRAAPKRTAKDETFFRVSRSRFDVASSDKTSPDGELRNSKGLRGNRKDREGRGSLGSKGKSGDGRCEPRELSAATAPRRGCSRKGAVRSSALLALRERQRRWESLPRVRLLAPERRVRLQMPGADCSQCARFYSMLQEDLAAEVSGRTKARGGENKEEDKEEKERDRGGNGQEEGEGQCPDFLGRTREDERGEGDSGKASGRAGSGRELGRLCLVQERRHGNVPVMSECRGFSESRVDSAKDLGASQGEPEESLSADVSLLSVRGSERETSRETGRWSEAASSAGDRKRVSGQDASRSSVPVTSDSSSSSTSRARFWLSGPRSHASAVGRGEATAEGEAGGGKETTQETSECRWRGDLPESSLSPVPALPREKRRPRELGRKGERKKAQDERRNREGRPTAADSDGRDETRQDRKREQAKQKGENSEGRRWQVCSSLNRELLGASRHRYFAPPPSTPKGFWDFTTFSSPVRSRETNGDLTEREERA